A window from Indicator indicator isolate 239-I01 chromosome 27, UM_Iind_1.1, whole genome shotgun sequence encodes these proteins:
- the HDDC2 gene encoding 5'-deoxynucleotidase HDDC2, giving the protein MAAGASGSGLLPFLRLLGQLKRVPRTGWVYRKVAKPESVSDHMYRMAIMALMTEDKSLNKDRCIRLALVHDMAECIVGDIAPADNIPKEEKHRREEAAMQQLAQLLSEDLRKEIYELWEEYENQHTAEAKFVKQLDQCEMILQAFEYEELENTPGRLQDFYDSTAGKFVHPEILHLVALINTERNKKIAATSPPQS; this is encoded by the exons ATGGCGGCGGGGGCGAGCGGCAGCGGCCTGCTGCCCTTCCTgcggctgctggggcagctcaag AGAGTACCGCGGACGGGCTGGGTGTACAGGAAGGTGGCGAAGCCAGAGAGTGTGTCCGACCACATGTACAGGATGGCCATCATGGCTCTGATGACTGAAGACAAGAGCCTCAACAAGGACAG GTGCATACGATTAGCTTTGGTTCATGATATGGCTGAATGCATCGTTGGAGATATTGCTCCTGCAGATAATATCCCCAAAGAGGAGAAGCACAGGAGAGAAGAG GCAGCTATGCAACAGCTGGCTCAGCTTCTGTCAGAGGACCTCAGAAAAGAAATCTATGAACTCTGGGAA GAATATGAAAACCAGCACACTGCAGAAGCCAAGTTTGTAAAACAGTTGGATCAGTGTGAGATGATCCTGCAAGCATTTGAGTATGAAGAGTTGGAAAACACACCCGGCAGGCTCCAGGACTTCTATGACTCAACTGCTG GAAAGTTTGTTCACCCAGAAATACTCCATCTTGTAGCTCTGATTAATACAGAAAGGAACAAGAAAATAGCTGCTACATCTCCCCCCCAGTCCTGA